From one Thamnophis elegans isolate rThaEle1 chromosome 7, rThaEle1.pri, whole genome shotgun sequence genomic stretch:
- the LOC116511257 gene encoding LOW QUALITY PROTEIN: apolipoprotein L3-like (The sequence of the model RefSeq protein was modified relative to this genomic sequence to represent the inferred CDS: inserted 2 bases in 1 codon), with amino-acid sequence MLWKETAREYFVKEFPTQKREVEKCFSCLQEVANHIDRIHKCCTTASLVSCSINATSGILTILGLTLAPISAGGSLILTATGTGLGAGATAISLSAALYENIINSKERERAEGLMNECEKEPKKIXQSLTIYSRTGLTSNNGVMGKNVRQLVSNISGRVPEMEMAAKRIKTNVKAWKTAQTHLKTLAKQAANAGRSSWSRFKNSKDIKKAFSGPTLAMTKGARMLSAISAGVFLLVDAYGLVRDAKHLKKGGKAQLASEIRKKASLLEEELQNLSKLYNELKDME; translated from the exons atgcttTGGAAAGAAACAGCTAGAGAATATTTTGTGAAAGAATTTCCTACCCAGAAGAGAGAGGTTGAAAAGTGCTTCAGTTGCCTTCAGGAAGTGGCAAATCACATTGACAGGATCCACAAGTGCTGCACCACTGCCAGCCTTGTTTCCTGTTccataaatgccacctctggcatcttGACCATTCTGGGGTTGACCTTGGCTCCTATCTCAGCAGGTGGGAGCTTAATCCTAACAGCCACTGGGACTGGCTTGGGAGCAGGAGCCACAGCGATCAGCCTTTCTGCAGCTTTATATGAGAACATTATCAAttcaaaagaaagggagagagctgAAGGTCTCATGAATGAATGTGAGAAAGAGCCTAAGAAAAT CCAGTCTCTAACAATATATTCCAGAACTGGGCTGACCTCAAATAATGGAGTGATGGGGAAGAATGTCAGACAGCTTGTCTCTAATATTTCTGGTAGGGTTCCTGAGATGGAAATGGCTGCAAAGAGGATTAAAACAAATGTAAAGGCATGGAAGACTGCTCAAACACACCTGAAGACTTTAGCAAAGCAAGCAGCTAATGCCGGAAGGAGCTCCTGGAGTAGGTTTAAGAACTCAAAAGATATTAAAAAAGCTTTCAGTGGACCTACCCTTGCAATGACCAAAGGAGCTAGGATGTTAAGTGCTATATCAGCTGGAGTGTTTCTCCTGGTTGATGCCTATGGCCTTGTCCGCGATGCTAAACATTTGAAGAAGGGAGGCAAAGCACAACTGGCTTCAGAGATAAGAAAAAAGGCAAGCTTACTTGAAGAGGAACTGCAGAATCTCAGCAAACTCTACAATGAACTAAAAGACATGGAGTAA